Part of the Alkalilimnicola sp. S0819 genome, CTGCCCGGGCGCAGCTGGGCGAGCAGGCGCTCCACCAGGGCCTCGTGGCCGGTTTGCAGGTCTCGGCGCAGATGGCTGCGCAACTGGGTGAGGCGTTCGTCCACCACCCGCGCCAGGCTCTCTTCCACGGCGTTGCGGGCGATCTCGTCCACCAGCTGGTGGGAGAGGTTGGCGAGCTGTTCCAGGTTCTCGCCGGGGGCGGGCTCGGGGATGGTCTCGGGGCCGTCGGACGCGCCCAGCAGGTTCAGGGTTTCCAGCGCCTGCTGCAGGGCGGCGGCGCGCAGCTGCTTGTCCAGCACGCCCTCGGCGCCCAGGGCACGGGCCGCGCGCAGGTAATCCTCGTCGTCCCGGGAGGTGTACATGTAGACCGGAATATCGGCGGTGTCGGGCTGGGCCTTGAGCCGGCGCAGCACCTCGAAGCCGTCCAGGCCGGGCATCATGTGGTCCAGGAACAGGGCGTCCGGGCGGTGGCGCTCCAGCCAGGCCAGTGCCTCCTCGCCGGAGGCCGCACAGTCGGCGCCCACACCGAGTTTGTCCAGCTTGCGTTGCAGGATCAGGCGGGCGCTGCGCGAATCATCGACGATCAGAACACGTTTCTGGGCCATGGGGCTCCCCGGGGAAGGCTTTTTGTTTTCTTTTGTCGGCGCCTAGTGTGCCCCGATTCGCCGTCGGCGGGAAGCCCGCCGGCGGCGTCGGCCTCCGCCCGTGGGAATTACTCGGCGCTGCCCTTGGGCGGCCCGCTTTGCTCGGGGGCGAGCATCTCGTCGTGGGCGGCCATGTCCCAGGGCAGCCGACCGGGGGAGGTGTGCAGGAAGTGCAGGTAAAGCTCGAACTGGTCGAGGATGTCCTGGATCACGTCTTCCTCGGTGTAGCCGTAGACGTCATAGGCCCGCCCGCCGCGGCGCAGGAAGACCTCGGCGCGGTAGTACTCGCTGTCCCCCTCGACGCGGCGGGCCATTTCCGGGTAGGCGAAGTCCGGTCGCGAGAAGGCGCACGGGCGGATCTCGTAGACGAAGTCCACGGCGTCGGGTTTGCGGACGATGAGCACGGCCCGGTGGGTGGCCTCATCGTACTGCACTTCCGCCGGCCACTGGCGCTCGGTCAACTCGGCCTTGACCGCCTGCATGGCGCGGTATGCCGGGTCGCGGATGAAGCGCTCCACGTTCTCGCGGTTGGGGTAATGGAGCAGGCTGGCTATGCGCTTGCGCCAGCGCGCGCCGGCATGCTGCGGGCCGGATTGAAGGTGCCGGCGCAGGCTCGCTTCCCGGTGGCCTTCGATCACCAGCGCGCGCCACAGGCCAATGGCGGCGATGAGCATGATGATGGCGAAGGGCAGGGCGCTGGCCACGGTCATGGTCTGCAGCGCCTCCAGGCCGCCGGCGATCAGCAAAGTGGCGGCCAGCGCCCCTTCCAGCACCGCCCAGAAGATGCGCTGCGGCGCGGGGGTGTGGGGCGCGCCGCCCGAGGCCAGGGTGTCCACCACCAGGGAGCCGGAATCCGAGGAGGTGACGAAGAAGGTGGTGATGAGGATCAGGGTGATGAACGAGATGATGGCGCTCATCGGCAGTTGCTCGAAGAGCTTGAACAGGGCGATGGCCTGGTTGTTCTGCACCTCGCCGATCAGCGCGGTGTAACCCTCCCGCATGATCATGTTCAGCGCCGTGTCGCCGAAGATGGAAAACCACAGGAAGGTGAACAGGGTGGGGGCGATCATCACCCCCAGCACGAACTGGCGGATGGTGCGCCCGCGGCTGATCTTGGCGATGAACATGCCCACGAAGGGCGCCCAGGCGATGGTCCAGCCGAAGATGAACAGCGTCCAGTTGCCGATCCAGTCGCTGCGGGTGTAGGCCTGCAGGTTGAAGGTGCGCTCGACGATGTTGCTCAGATAGCTGCCGGTGTTCTGCAGAAAGGTCTCCAGCACCAGAATCGAGGGGCCGGCGAGGAACACGAAGGCCATCAGCGCGATGGCCAGCACCATGTTCAGCAGCGACAGGTTCTTGATGCCCTTGTCCAGCCCGGCCACCACCGAGAGGGTGGCAAGCCCGGTGATGATGGCGATGGCGGTCACTTGCACGCCGGTGCTCATGGGCACCGCGGGCCACAGATAGCTTATACCGGCATTGATCTGGTTCACCGACAGGCCCAGCGTGGTGCCTATGCCGAACAGGGTGCCGAGGATCGCGAACACATCCACCGCGTGCCCGATGGGGCCGTGGATGCGCTCGCCGATCAAGGGGTAGAGCGCCGAGCGGATGGTCAGCGGCAGGCCGTGGCGAAAGGCGAAGTAGGCCAACACCAGGCCCACCAGGCCGTAGATGGCCCAGATGTGAAAGCCCCAGTGGAAGAAGGCGATCTGCATGGCCTGGGCGGCGGCATCGGCGGTCTGGGGCGCGCCGGCCGGGGGGCTGGCGTAGTGCAGCACGGGCTCGGCGACCCCGAAGAACAGCAGCGCGATGCCGTAGCCCGCCGAGAACAGCATGGCGAACCAGGCGGGGAAGCTGTACTGGGGTTCGGCATGGTCCGGGCCCAGCTTGATGTTGCCCCAGGGCGAGGCCGCCACGGCGATGATGAACATCAGGAACAGCGCCACCGCCAGCATGTAGAACCAGCCGAAGGTGTCGGTGATGTAGGCCAGCGTCGCCTGAAAGGCTCGGTTGGCCAGCTCCGGCGCGCTCAGGGTGCCCACCACCAGCAGCAGGGCGACCACCACGGCGGGTATGAAAACGGGCAGCAGCATGGCTCCCGGCGCTCGCTTGCTCAGGCTGGTGCTCATGGGCGCTTGGTCTCCCCGGATGGCGCTTTCTTGATTGTGGTTTTTCATCCTGAGCCAGGGGGGCGGTGGTGACAAGTCGGGGCGCAGCGCGGTGCTCAGAACACGCTGCGCACTGCCCACTCGCCCAGGGTGCCGATCAGCGACATCAGCAGCGCGCCGCCCAGCGCCCAGCCAAAGCTGTCGATGCGCAGCGCGTCGGTGAGCTTGCTCACCAGCATCAGCAGGATGGCGTTGATGATCCAGCGGGTGATGAAGGCGAGCAGCCAGGCGATGCCCAGGGTCGCCACGGTGAACAGGGCGAACAGCAGCCAGCCCAGCAGGAAGTTGAGAATGCCGAACAAGGCCGCCACCAGCACCGCGCTGGTGAAGCTCTTCACGTGGAAGCCCCGCAGCAACTCGGCGGTGAGCCAGACGGCGAAGGAGAGAATCAGCCAGGACAGCAGCAGGTTCATGGACGGCTCCTTGTGTGGTGCGCACGCTATGTAAGAAACCATAGTGGCCACGTCGGCGCAGGGGAAGGTGGGGGCGGCGTTGACATGCCCGGGGCCTTCTCATACCGTTTCCGCAGCGCCGATTTGAGTCTCAGCTTGCGGGCGCTCTATAAATACGGCTAAAGCGATGCCTGCCGCACCCGCTTTGGTCATCAGAAGCGGGTTTTTTATTCCCGCGCCTCCGCCAGTTCGCCACGCCCCCGGAGGGCCGCCATGAGTATCGAGGACGATCCGCACGCCCATTTCGCCACCCTCGCCATACGCGCGGGCCAGCAGCACGGCATCGAGCAGGAACACAGCGAACCGATCTACGCCACCTCCAGCTTCAAGTTCACCAGCGCCGCCGAGGCCGCGGCGCGCTTCGACGAATCGGAACCGGGCAATATCTACTCCCGCTTTACCAACCCCACCGTGCGCACCTTCGAGCGGCGCCTGGCGGCGCTGGAGGGCGGCGAGACCTGTGTCGCGACCTCCTCCGGCATGTCGGCCATACTCAGTGCCTGCATGGGGTTGCTGAACGCCGGCGACCATATCGTCGCGCCCTCGGGCATCTTCGGCTCCACCATTTCGCTGTTCTGCAATGTGCTCTCGCGCTTTGGCGTGGAGACCAGCTTCGTGCCGCTCACCGATCTTTCCGCCTGGGAGCGGGCGATCCGGCCCAATACCCGCATGCTGTTTCTGGAAACCCCGTCCAACCCCTTGACCGAGGTGGCGGATCTGCGGGCGCTGTCCGAGCTGGCCCATGCCCACGAAGCCTTGCTGGTGGTGGACAACTGCTTCTGCACCCCTTACCTGCAACAGCCCCTGGCACTGGGGGCGGACGTGGTGGTGCATTCCGCCACCAAGTACCTGGACGGCCAGGGGCGTTGCCTGGGGGGCGCCGTGGTGGGCGATGCCGAGCGGGTGGGCAAGCAGGTCTTCGGCTTTCTGCGCACCGCCGGGCCCAGCATGAGCCCCTTCAACGCCTGGGTGTTCTCCCGCGGGCTGGAGACCCTGGCGCTGCGCATGCGCGGGCACTGCGAGAATGCCGGGGCGCTGGCCCAGTGGCTGGGCGGCGAGCGGGGCGTCTCCCGGGTGTTCTACCCGGGCCTGGAAACACATCCCCAGCACGAGCTCGCCCGCGCCCAGCAGCGCGGTTTCGGCGGCATGCTCTCCTTCGAGCTGGAGGGCGGGCGCGAGGCGGCCTGGCGTTTCATCGATGCCCTGCGGGTGGTGTCCATCACCGGCAACCTGGGCGATGTGAAATCCACCGTCACCCATCCGGCCACCACCACCCATGCCCGCAACACCCCCGAGCAACGTTCGGAGGCGGGGATCACCGAAGGCCTGGTGCGGCTGTCCGTGGGCCTGGAGGACATCGCCGATCTGCAGGCCGATGTGGCTCGGGCGCTGGACGCGGCGAGGGGCTGAATGAGCCCCGCCGCCCGGCGCCTGATCGCCCTGCATGGGGCGGCACTGGCCGCGGTAGGCGGTCGCAACGCCACCGCCCGGGCGCTGCGCGAGCAGCCCCTGGGCGGCGAGGGGCCGCTGTATCTGCTGGCCGTGGGCAAGGCCGCAGCGGCCATGAGCCTGGGCGCGCTGGAGGCCTTGCCCGAAGAGCCGGCGGCCGGGCTGGTGATTACCCGCGAAGGCTACACCGAGGCGGCGCTGGCGGATTGGCCACAGTTGCGGCAACTGGAGAGCGCCCATCCGCTACCCGATGGGCGCAGCCTGCGCGCCGGCGAAGCCATGGTGCAATTCCTCGCCCACGCACCGGCCGAGGCGCGTTTTCTGGTGCTGGTCTCCGGGGGCGCTTCGGCGCTTGCCGAGCTGCCGGCGCCGGGGGTGGGGGCGGCGGATCTGGCCGCGCTGAACCGCTGGCTGCTGGGCAGCGGGCGGGATATCCACGCCATGAACCGCATTCGCCGGGCCTGCTCGCGAATCAAGGGCGGGCGCCTGGCGGCCTGGCTGGAGGGCCGGCCCACCCGGGCACTGCTGATCTCCGACGTGCAGGGGGACGCACCGGCCGCCATCGGCTCGGGCCTGTTGGTGCGCGCCGACGACGATCCGCTAATCGAGGACGAACTGCCCGGCCATCTGCGTCATCTGCCGCACGATATTCCGCCGCCCCCCGCGCCGAAGGCCTTTGCCGGCATCGAGCTGCGTATTATCGCTACCAATGCCCATGCCCGCGCCGCCGCCGCCGCGGCAGCCAGAGCTCAGGGGCTGCCGGTGCAGGCCCACGAGGAATTCCTTTCCGGTGATGCCGCCGAGCTGGGCAGGCGGCTGGTCGATAGCCTGCGTGGCGCGCCGCCGGGTGTGCACATCTGGGGCGGCGAACCCACCGTGGCCTTGCTGGCGCGGCCCGGCCGGGGTGGGCGGATGCAGCAGCTGGCGCTGAGCGCGGCGCTCGCCCTGGAAGATGCGCCGGGCATTACCCTGCTGGCGGCAGGCACCGATGGTGCCGACGGCCCCGGTGAAGCCGCCGGGGCCTGGGTGGACGGGCATACCGCCGCCCGCTGTCGTGGCGCCGGGCAAGACCCGGAAAAGGCCCTGCGGGCGCAGGATGCGGGCACGGCGCTGGCGGCCGCCGAGGCGCTGCTGTACACCGGCCCCACGGGCACCAATGTCATGGATCTGGTCATCGCCCTGGTGGAATAAGCATGGAACAGAACCGCAACGTGCACGCGCGGGCCTTCGAGTGCCTGATGGCCCGGGAGCCCCAGCGCAAGATGGATCTCACCGCCCGATTGCTCGCCGACTGGCGGGCCGGGCGGCTGGAGCTGGCCGAACACGCCGCGCCGGAGCCGGTGGTCGTTCCCGGCCGCCCGGAACGCCCGGCCCTGGTGCCGCCCCGGGCGCTGGTCAAGCGGGGCCTGGGCAGCGAGGCGGGGCGCATCGCCCTGATCCACGCCGTGGCGCACATCGAATTCAACGCCATCAACCTTGGCCTGGACGCGGTCTACCGCTTCCGTGGTCTGCCCGAAGCCTTTTATGACGACTGGCTGCGGGTGGCCGAGGATGAGGCCCGGCACTTCGCGCTGCTGCGCGAGCGCCTGGGGGAGCTGGGCGCGGCCTACGGGGATTTTCCCGCCCACAACGGGCTGTGGGAGATGGCCGTGGACACCGCCCATGACTGGCTGGTGCGCATGGCTCTGGTGCCCCGGGTGCTGGAGGCCCGCGGCCTGGACGTGACCCCGGGCATGATCGAGCGCCTGGAGGCGGCGGGTGATACCCGCACGGTGGAGATCCTGCGGCTTATCCTGCGCGAGGAAATCCCCCACGTGGCGATCGGCTCGCACTGGTTCAAGCGCGCCTGCGCCGAACGGGGCCTGGAGCCGGAGGCGACCTTCCGCGAACTGCTCGCCCGCTACATGCGCGGGCGCCTGCGTGGGCCCTTCAACCACGATGCGCGGCTGGCGGCGGGGTTCAGCGCCGAGGAGCTGGCCGCACTGGAAGCGCTGTGAACCAAGCGCCGCCCCGTGCCCGCCTGTTCTTCGCCCTGTGGCCCGAACCCGCGCTGCGGCGGGAGTTGGCGCGGATTCAGCACGAGCGGGTAGGGAGCGGACGGGCGGTGCCGGTGGCCAATCTGCACCTGACCGTGCTGTTCCTCGGCCTGGCCGACCCGGCGCAGGCGATGCGGGTGGCGGACGGGTTGCGTGTGCCGCCCTTCGAAGTGTGCCTTCGCCGCGAGGGCTACTGGCGCAACGGCATTCATTGGCTGGCGCCCGAATCCACCCCGCCGGAACTGTCCCGCCTGCATGACGGTCTACGTGAGGGCCTGGCCGCGCAGGGTCATGCTTTTGAGCGCCGCGACTACCGGCCCCATGTCACCCTGGCACGCCGGGCGCGGCCCGCCCCCGGGCGTGCTCTCCCGCCACTGCGCTGGCCCGTCACGGACCATGCACTGGTCGAATCCCGGCCGCGTCCTCAAGGCCCCGAATACCGGGTGCTCCGGCGCTGGCCGCTTGGCTGAACAGGGGTAGGAGCCAACCGGCCGATGTGGGATAATCGGCCGCCACTTTGATGCCGCTGGTTTCCGGCCCCGAACGCACGAGGACTGTATGGACGAGAATCGCAAGAAGGCGCTGAGCATCGCTCTGGGCCAGATCGAGAAGCAGTTCGGCAAGGGCGCGGTGATGCGCATGGGCGATGCCCGCGCGGTGAACGCCGAGGCGATCTCCACCGGCTCCCTGACCCTGGACATGGCGCTGGGCATAGGCGGGCTGCCCAAGGGCCGGGTGTGCGAGATCTACGGCCCGGAATCCTCGGGCAAGACCACCCTGACCCTGCAGGTCATCGCCGAGTGCCAGAAGGCCGGCGGCACCGCCGCCTTCGTCGACGCCGAGCACGCCCTGGACCCGAGCTACGCCGAAAAGCTGGGCGTGAAGGTGGACGAGCTGCTGGTCTCCCAGCCCGACACCGGCGAGCAGGCCCTGGAGATCGCCGACATGCTGGTGCGCTCGGGCGCGGTGGACGTGGTGGTGGTGGACTCCGTCGCCGCGCTTACCCCCAAGGCCGAGATCGAGGGCGAGATGGGCGACTCCCACGTGGGTCTGCAGGCACGGCTCATGTCCCAGGCCCTGCGCAAGCTCACCGCCAACATCAAGCGCTCCAACACCCTGGTGATCTTCATCAACCAGATCCGCATGAAGATCGGCGTGATGTTCGGCAGCCCCGAGACCACCACCGGCGGCAACGCCCTGAAATTCTACTCCTCGGTGCGCATGGATATCCGCCGCATCGGCGCGATCAAGAAGGGTGACGAGGTGGTGGGCAACGAGACCCGCGTGAAGGTGGTCAAGAACAAGATGGCCCCGCCCTTCAAGCAGGCCGAGTTCGAGATCCTCTACGGCGAGGGCACCTCCCGCGAGGGCGAGATCATCGAGCTGGGCGTGAGGGAAGGCCTGATCGACAAGGCCGGCGCCTGGTACAGCTGCAACGGCGATCGCATCGGCCAGGGCAAGGAGAACGTCCGTCAGTACCTGCGTGACAACCCGGAGCTGGCCGCCCGCCTGGAAGCGCAGCTACGCGAGAAGCTGCTGCCCCAGCGCACGCCCGCCGCCGAGGCCGGCGAGGCGGCCAGCGACGCCTAGTGTGCGAGGCCGAGGACCAGGCCCAGGCGCGGGCGGCCGCCATGCGGCTGCTCGCCCGCCGCGAGCACAGCCGCCGGGAGCTGGCCCGCAAGCTCGTCCAGCGTGGTTTTCAGCGTGATTGCATAGAGCCGGCGCTGGACGCGCTCACGGCCGAGAACCTGCTCAGCGAAGAGCGTTACACCGAACAATACGTGCGCGCCCGGCGCGAGCAGGGCTACGGCCCGCTGCGCATACTCGCCGAACTGGGCGAGCGGGGCATCCGGGAAGGGCTCGCCG contains:
- a CDS encoding BCCT family transporter; the encoded protein is MSTSLSKRAPGAMLLPVFIPAVVVALLLVVGTLSAPELANRAFQATLAYITDTFGWFYMLAVALFLMFIIAVAASPWGNIKLGPDHAEPQYSFPAWFAMLFSAGYGIALLFFGVAEPVLHYASPPAGAPQTADAAAQAMQIAFFHWGFHIWAIYGLVGLVLAYFAFRHGLPLTIRSALYPLIGERIHGPIGHAVDVFAILGTLFGIGTTLGLSVNQINAGISYLWPAVPMSTGVQVTAIAIITGLATLSVVAGLDKGIKNLSLLNMVLAIALMAFVFLAGPSILVLETFLQNTGSYLSNIVERTFNLQAYTRSDWIGNWTLFIFGWTIAWAPFVGMFIAKISRGRTIRQFVLGVMIAPTLFTFLWFSIFGDTALNMIMREGYTALIGEVQNNQAIALFKLFEQLPMSAIISFITLILITTFFVTSSDSGSLVVDTLASGGAPHTPAPQRIFWAVLEGALAATLLIAGGLEALQTMTVASALPFAIIMLIAAIGLWRALVIEGHREASLRRHLQSGPQHAGARWRKRIASLLHYPNRENVERFIRDPAYRAMQAVKAELTERQWPAEVQYDEATHRAVLIVRKPDAVDFVYEIRPCAFSRPDFAYPEMARRVEGDSEYYRAEVFLRRGGRAYDVYGYTEEDVIQDILDQFELYLHFLHTSPGRLPWDMAAHDEMLAPEQSGPPKGSAE
- a CDS encoding phage holin family protein, with protein sequence MNLLLSWLILSFAVWLTAELLRGFHVKSFTSAVLVAALFGILNFLLGWLLFALFTVATLGIAWLLAFITRWIINAILLMLVSKLTDALRIDSFGWALGGALLMSLIGTLGEWAVRSVF
- a CDS encoding O-succinylhomoserine sulfhydrylase, which produces MSIEDDPHAHFATLAIRAGQQHGIEQEHSEPIYATSSFKFTSAAEAAARFDESEPGNIYSRFTNPTVRTFERRLAALEGGETCVATSSGMSAILSACMGLLNAGDHIVAPSGIFGSTISLFCNVLSRFGVETSFVPLTDLSAWERAIRPNTRMLFLETPSNPLTEVADLRALSELAHAHEALLVVDNCFCTPYLQQPLALGADVVVHSATKYLDGQGRCLGGAVVGDAERVGKQVFGFLRTAGPSMSPFNAWVFSRGLETLALRMRGHCENAGALAQWLGGERGVSRVFYPGLETHPQHELARAQQRGFGGMLSFELEGGREAAWRFIDALRVVSITGNLGDVKSTVTHPATTTHARNTPEQRSEAGITEGLVRLSVGLEDIADLQADVARALDAARG
- a CDS encoding glycerate kinase; this translates as MSPAARRLIALHGAALAAVGGRNATARALREQPLGGEGPLYLLAVGKAAAAMSLGALEALPEEPAAGLVITREGYTEAALADWPQLRQLESAHPLPDGRSLRAGEAMVQFLAHAPAEARFLVLVSGGASALAELPAPGVGAADLAALNRWLLGSGRDIHAMNRIRRACSRIKGGRLAAWLEGRPTRALLISDVQGDAPAAIGSGLLVRADDDPLIEDELPGHLRHLPHDIPPPPAPKAFAGIELRIIATNAHARAAAAAAARAQGLPVQAHEEFLSGDAAELGRRLVDSLRGAPPGVHIWGGEPTVALLARPGRGGRMQQLALSAALALEDAPGITLLAAGTDGADGPGEAAGAWVDGHTAARCRGAGQDPEKALRAQDAGTALAAAEALLYTGPTGTNVMDLVIALVE
- a CDS encoding ferritin-like domain-containing protein, which produces MEQNRNVHARAFECLMAREPQRKMDLTARLLADWRAGRLELAEHAAPEPVVVPGRPERPALVPPRALVKRGLGSEAGRIALIHAVAHIEFNAINLGLDAVYRFRGLPEAFYDDWLRVAEDEARHFALLRERLGELGAAYGDFPAHNGLWEMAVDTAHDWLVRMALVPRVLEARGLDVTPGMIERLEAAGDTRTVEILRLILREEIPHVAIGSHWFKRACAERGLEPEATFRELLARYMRGRLRGPFNHDARLAAGFSAEELAALEAL
- the thpR gene encoding RNA 2',3'-cyclic phosphodiesterase, with the translated sequence MNQAPPRARLFFALWPEPALRRELARIQHERVGSGRAVPVANLHLTVLFLGLADPAQAMRVADGLRVPPFEVCLRREGYWRNGIHWLAPESTPPELSRLHDGLREGLAAQGHAFERRDYRPHVTLARRARPAPGRALPPLRWPVTDHALVESRPRPQGPEYRVLRRWPLG
- the recA gene encoding recombinase RecA, translated to MDENRKKALSIALGQIEKQFGKGAVMRMGDARAVNAEAISTGSLTLDMALGIGGLPKGRVCEIYGPESSGKTTLTLQVIAECQKAGGTAAFVDAEHALDPSYAEKLGVKVDELLVSQPDTGEQALEIADMLVRSGAVDVVVVDSVAALTPKAEIEGEMGDSHVGLQARLMSQALRKLTANIKRSNTLVIFINQIRMKIGVMFGSPETTTGGNALKFYSSVRMDIRRIGAIKKGDEVVGNETRVKVVKNKMAPPFKQAEFEILYGEGTSREGEIIELGVREGLIDKAGAWYSCNGDRIGQGKENVRQYLRDNPELAARLEAQLREKLLPQRTPAAEAGEAASDA
- a CDS encoding regulatory protein RecX — encoded protein: MCEAEDQAQARAAAMRLLARREHSRRELARKLVQRGFQRDCIEPALDALTAENLLSEERYTEQYVRARREQGYGPLRILAELGERGIREGLAEPFLHGHDDWAERAAQARHKRFGAEGPGNMKERARQYRFLAQRGFSAEQIRVALQDAD